The Meiothermus sp. QL-1 genomic interval CCACCGTGTGCCCCTCATATCTTGACCCTGCTAGAGCTATCCGCTCCACCGCCCGCTTTTCATGATCCCCGCGCCCCTAAAAGGAAGCGCAACGAGAAGAGTACTAAATGCACAAAAAGATGTCAAGACCCAGGTGGGCCCTTTGGCGGGCATTGGAAGGCAAAACGTTCCAAGCGAGACTGAAGTTCGCCATCCACGGGGGGGCGCGCTCCAAAGCGGGCGATGACCCACCCCGCCACCTGCACCGCCAGCCGCCCTGCCGCCAAGGGGTCTTTGGAGCGCAAGTAGTGGCCCAGGAAGGCCCCTCCAAAGGAGTCTCCAGCGCCGGTAGCGTCCACCGCCCGGTCCTGGGTGGCCTGGAGCGGGATAAGCCGGCCCCGGTGAAGGATAAGAGCTCCCTCGGCGGCGAGTTTGAGGAGAATCATGGCCCCTGGATAGAGTTCCTGCAGGGCAAAGAGCACCTCCTCGGGTTTGCGGGCCCCAGTCAGCGCCTGACCCTCCTCCAGGTTGGGGAAGACGAAATCCAACCGCAGCTCCTGGGTAGCGCGGCGGAACTCCTCTCGGCCCATCTCCCGAATCATCTGGAAGGAGGCCGGGTCAAAGGAGAGGCTAAGGCCTGCCTCCCGCGCAACCTCTGCTGCCCTTAGGGCAGCTTGGCGGGGTGGGTCGGTGAAGAAGGACCAGGCGGTGAGGTGCAGGTGACCACCTCGCTGGATTAGCGGGAGGGGCAGATCCTCAGGCTCCAGGCGAAAATCGGCCCCTAAGGAGGTGAGCATGGAGCGCTGACCCGCCGCGTCGATCAGCACCAGGATGACCCCGGTGGGGGTGTGGGCCTTCCAGGCGATGTGGGGGCTTACTCCTTCGGCCTCGAGCTCCTGCACAGCGAACTCGCCAAAGCGGTCGCGGCCCACTGCCCCCACAAAAGCGCTCGGGTAGCCTACCCGGGCCGCCCAAACGGCCACATTGGCCGCGCTTCCCCCACCCATCAGCAAAACCCGGCCGGTGGTATCGCCCCCCGGGAGCAGCAGGGTATCGGGTTTGGCCAGCACGTCCCAGGTGAGGTCGCCCAGGGCCACCAGGGGTTTGGGCTCGGTCATCGCCCCGATTCTATACCCCCCGCTTTGTCGGGGTGGGCATGGTCATGAGGCGGTAAGGTGATAGACTCAGTGTAGCGCAGCGGGGGGCCCTTCAGGCCCGAGCTTGTTTCCTATGTCCCAGCATACCCCCGAAGCAGTCTTTTTCGAGCCCCTGGCTGTGGAAGCCCTCTGGCCCCAGCTCGAGCCCCACCTGTACTACCTTCCAGAGGAAGCCCGGGCCCAGGTGCGCAAGGCCCTCGAGTTCGCCCATCAGGCCCACCAGGGGCAAAGGCGCAGGAGCGGGGAACCCTACATCACCCACCCGGTAGCGGTGGCCCAAATTCTGGCCGAACTCCGGCTTGACGCCGAAACCCTGATGGCCGGGCTGCTGCACGACACCATCGAGGACACCGAGACCAAGCCCGAAGAGATCGAGGAGCGTTTTGGAGCTGGGGTGCGCCGGATTGTGGAGGGCGAGACCAAGGTCTCCAAGCTCTACAAGCTGGCCCACGCCGCCCAGGACAAGCCTGCGGAGGAAAAGCACGCCGAGGACCTGCGGCAGATGTTCATCGCGATGGCCGAGGACGTGCGAATCATCATCGTGAAGCTGGCGGACCGGCTGCACAACCTGCGCACGCTGGAGTTCATGCCCCCCGAAAAACAACAGCGCATTGCCCGGGAGACCCTGGAAATCTACGCCCCGCTGGCCCACCGCCTGGGAATTGGGCAGGTCAAGCTCGAGCTGGAGGACCTCTCCTTCCGCTATTTGGAGCCCGAGGCCTTCGCCAGCCTGGAGGCCCGGCTCAAAAGCCACCGGGCCGAGCGGGAAGCGGCAGTACAGACCGCCAGGGAAAAGCTGGAGCAGGCCCTTTTGCGCGACTTCGTCCTGCGCCAGTCGGTCGAGCGGCTCGAGGTCACCGGCCGCACCAAGCACCTCTACTCAATATGGAAGAAGATGCAGCGCGAGGGGAAGGCGCTGGAGCAGATCTACGACCTGCTGGCTCTTCGGGTGGTGCTGGAACCCAAAAAGGGCCCCGATGCCGAGGAGAACGCCCTCAGGGAGAAGCAGGTCTGCTACCACGTCCTGGGGCTGGTGCACGCGCTTTGGCAGCCTATTCCGGGAAGGGTCAAGGACTACATCGCGGTGCCCAAGCCCAACGGCTACCAGTCGCTGCACACCACGGTAATCGCCGTCAACGGCCTGCCGCTGGAGGTGCAGATTCGCACCAAGGAGATGCACCAGGTGGCCGAGTTCGGCATTGCCGCCCACTGGCTCTACAAGGAGGGCCTTACCGACCCCGAGGAGCTCAGGCGGCGGGTGAGCTGGCTCAAGAACATCCAGGACTGGCAGCAGGAGTACAGCAGCTCGCGCGACTTCGTGGAGGCTGTGACCAAGGAGCTTCTGGGGGGACGGGTATTCGTCTTCACCCCCAAAGGCAAGATCATCAACCTGCCCAAGGGCTCCACCCCGGTGGACTTCGCCTACCACATCCACACCGAGGTGGGCCACCACATGGTGGGGGCTAAGGTCAACGGGCGGATTGTACCCCTCTCCTACGAGCTGCAAAACGGCGAGATAGTGGAGATTCTCACCGCCAAGACCGCCCACCCCTCCAAGGACTGGATGGAGTACGCCAAGACCCGCTCGGCCAAGCAGAAGATACGCATGTTCTTCCGCGCTTTTGAGCGGGCCGAGACCCTGGAGAAGGGCATGCGGATGCTGGAAAAGTACTTCAAGCGGCGAGGGTTGCCCAAGCCCCTGGAAAGCCAGCTCGAGGAGGTAGGGCGCAAGCTGGTCAAAAGCCCGGCCCCGGAAGACCTCTACGCCGCCATCGCGGCCGGGCGGGTGGCCCCCCAGCAGGTGGCCCGGCTGCTTTTGCCCAAGGCCGAGCCCCCCCCACCTAAGCCCAAACCGCCGAAGAATGGGCTGGGAATCCGCCTCGAGGCCGACCTGCAGGCCCCCATCCACCTGGCGAGCTGCTGTGGGCCAGCCAAAGGAGACGCCATACTGGGCTACATCACCCGGGGGCGGGGGGTGAGCATCCACAAAGCGGGCTGCCCCAACATGCGCCGACTGATGGAACAAGAGGCCGGCCGGGTGGTGCCGGCCTACTGGGAAGGCCTGAGCCGGGTGATGCAGCTCGAGGTGCTGGCCGATGACCGGGCCGGGCTGCTGCGGGATGTGATGGACGCAATTGCCTCGCTGGGCAAAAGCGCCATGGGGGTGACCTCGAGCCCCACCTCCCCCCTTTCCTCCCTCTTCCGCATCAGCACCCGGGTAGACCTCAGCGAGGCTGAACAACGGCTTTTAGACGAGCGGCTGCGCTGCGTGCCCAGCGTTCGCAGCGTGCGTTGGTCGCAGGTGCTTTAGGGTTCTCGATGAGCCTTTGGCTGGCCCTGGCCGTGGCCTTCGGGGTGGGCCTCCTGGCCGAACGCCTGGGCTGGCTTAGGCCCAAAGCGGCCTGGGCCGCGGCCCTGGTAGGGGGCATCCCCCTTGGGGAGGGCGGAGTCCCAGCCGCTATGGCCGTGCTCTACCTGGTGGGGCTGGGCAGCCTGGCCAGTCGCTGGAATCCCAAAAGCCGCGACCGCCAGGGGCGGACCGCCGCCCAAGTGCTGGCCAACGGCCTTCCCGCGGCCCTGGGCCTGCTGGCCGGCTCGCCGGCCTTTTTCCTGGCTGCCCTGGCCGCAGCCGCTGCCGACACGCTGGCCACCGAGGTGGGCAGCCGCGCCCGCTGGGCCTGGCACCCCCTGAAAGGCCGGGTAGAGGCCGGCACCAACGCCGCCCTGAGCGGCCTGGGCAGCCTGGCCCTGCTTGGGGGAGCTTTGCTGTACACGCCCTGGGCCCTATGGCTGGGGGTCTCTCCCCTGGCGGTGGTGCTGGGCGGGGTGGCCGGCGCCCTGGCCGATAGCCTGCTGGGCTTGGGGGAGGAGCGGTTTCGCTGGTGGGGCAACAACCTCACCAACCTGCTGGCCACTACCTTAGGGGGCGGGGTGGGTTTCTTAATCGACTCCTGAACCTTTCTCAGCCCTTTCCTGGTGTACCCTTGGCCCTAGGGGGGAGCCTATGCGCTGGCACAACCTTTACCGCCGCTGGGTGCTGGGCCGGCACTTCCGCTTCGCCCGGGAGCACCTGAGCGACCACTTTTTCGACGCCCTAACGGCCTACGCCCTGGGCCTGGCCCGCCTCCAGGTTCCCGGCGCAGTGGAGGCGGCCTATGCCCTCTCGGTGCTGCGGCGGGAACCGGTGCCGGGCTTCAGCGGGCAGCTCGAGGACATCTTCTTCACCATAGACTCTAGCCTGCGCGAGCGCTTCGGCCCTGAGGTGGCAGGGGCCCTTCGACGGGGGCTTTCGCGCAACGACCTTGACCTCACGGTCTTCCGGGCCTACGCCGCCGAGCGAATGCTGCGGGTGCTCACGGTGCTCTCCGATTTGCGCCGGGAGCTTTTGCACCTGGGCCAGACCCACCGCAACACCCTCCTCACCGCCTACACCCACCACCGCCCCGCCCAGCCCACCACCCTAGGCCACTACCTCACCGGGGTGGAGAACCTGCTTTCGCGCGACTACCAGCGTCTTCGGGCCGCCTTCCAGACCACCGACAAATGCCCCCTGGGGGCCTCCACCCTGGCGGGCAGCCCCTACCCGGTGGACCGCAAGGCCCTGGCCCAGTGGCTGGGTTTTGGGGGTACTCTGGAGCACACCTACGACGCCATCGCCGCAGGGGACTGGGCGCTGGAGATTGCCCACGCCCTGGC includes:
- a CDS encoding carbohydrate kinase family protein, with the protein product MTEPKPLVALGDLTWDVLAKPDTLLLPGGDTTGRVLLMGGGSAANVAVWAARVGYPSAFVGAVGRDRFGEFAVQELEAEGVSPHIAWKAHTPTGVILVLIDAAGQRSMLTSLGADFRLEPEDLPLPLIQRGGHLHLTAWSFFTDPPRQAALRAAEVAREAGLSLSFDPASFQMIREMGREEFRRATQELRLDFVFPNLEEGQALTGARKPEEVLFALQELYPGAMILLKLAAEGALILHRGRLIPLQATQDRAVDATGAGDSFGGAFLGHYLRSKDPLAAGRLAVQVAGWVIARFGARPPVDGELQSRLERFAFQCPPKGPPGS
- a CDS encoding bifunctional (p)ppGpp synthetase/guanosine-3',5'-bis(diphosphate) 3'-pyrophosphohydrolase, translated to MSQHTPEAVFFEPLAVEALWPQLEPHLYYLPEEARAQVRKALEFAHQAHQGQRRRSGEPYITHPVAVAQILAELRLDAETLMAGLLHDTIEDTETKPEEIEERFGAGVRRIVEGETKVSKLYKLAHAAQDKPAEEKHAEDLRQMFIAMAEDVRIIIVKLADRLHNLRTLEFMPPEKQQRIARETLEIYAPLAHRLGIGQVKLELEDLSFRYLEPEAFASLEARLKSHRAEREAAVQTAREKLEQALLRDFVLRQSVERLEVTGRTKHLYSIWKKMQREGKALEQIYDLLALRVVLEPKKGPDAEENALREKQVCYHVLGLVHALWQPIPGRVKDYIAVPKPNGYQSLHTTVIAVNGLPLEVQIRTKEMHQVAEFGIAAHWLYKEGLTDPEELRRRVSWLKNIQDWQQEYSSSRDFVEAVTKELLGGRVFVFTPKGKIINLPKGSTPVDFAYHIHTEVGHHMVGAKVNGRIVPLSYELQNGEIVEILTAKTAHPSKDWMEYAKTRSAKQKIRMFFRAFERAETLEKGMRMLEKYFKRRGLPKPLESQLEEVGRKLVKSPAPEDLYAAIAAGRVAPQQVARLLLPKAEPPPPKPKPPKNGLGIRLEADLQAPIHLASCCGPAKGDAILGYITRGRGVSIHKAGCPNMRRLMEQEAGRVVPAYWEGLSRVMQLEVLADDRAGLLRDVMDAIASLGKSAMGVTSSPTSPLSSLFRISTRVDLSEAEQRLLDERLRCVPSVRSVRWSQVL
- a CDS encoding DUF92 domain-containing protein, yielding MSLWLALAVAFGVGLLAERLGWLRPKAAWAAALVGGIPLGEGGVPAAMAVLYLVGLGSLASRWNPKSRDRQGRTAAQVLANGLPAALGLLAGSPAFFLAALAAAAADTLATEVGSRARWAWHPLKGRVEAGTNAALSGLGSLALLGGALLYTPWALWLGVSPLAVVLGGVAGALADSLLGLGEERFRWWGNNLTNLLATTLGGGVGFLIDS